The stretch of DNA gctccgccgccgtcgtcgtgcTCGACGCCGCGCTCGGCGTAACCTTCGAGGCGATCTGTGACATGCTCGTGGCCACGCTGCCGCGCGACGCCAAGAGGCAGCTCCAGGGCGACGTGCTGGCCGTGACGCGGGCCATGCTGGCGTTCCCGCTCAGGCTGCCGGGCACGAGGTTCCACGCGGGCCTCCAGGCACGGAAGCGGATCATGGAGGTGCTCAGGCGAGAGATCGCCTCCAGACGGCGGGACGGCTCGCTGCGGCAGCGTGGTGATCACGGCGGCGACGACATGGACTTCCTGCAAAGCCTTCTCCTCCGGAGCCAGCAGCAGCAAGCGGGCACCGACGACGAGGCGCTCCTCACGGACGAGCAGATCCTCGACAACATCCTGACGCTCATCATCGCCGGTATGTGCCTGAGATCCGACATGCTCGAGCTGAGCACACCTGCTGTGCTGCAACGTATCATAATTCTCAGAGGACGTCTATATATACTGCCTGCTTGTGCTGATTACAGGCCAGGTAACAACAGCGACCGCAGTCACATGGATGGTCAAGTATCTTGCTGACAGCAGAGACTTCCAAGAAACCTTAAGGGTGGGTCAATCAGCCAGTCCGTCAGTCCACCAATCCGAATCCGATTCGTCTGGATCTTATTCAAGGTGCCTGACGAATTTCTTGTTGATACTGATGTGTATGTAATGTATGCAGTCGGTTCAGCTGGAGCTGGCACCCAAGCAGCACCAGGATTCCCCCCTTACGCTCCAACATCTCAGCAGCATGGAGCTTGCATACAAGGTCTGAATCCTGAGCATCCATCACAGCTGCCCATCTGAATTTTCTGATGCCATCAGCAGTATGCACTGGAATAATCTGGGTGTTCTTGCACTGCGCATGCTAGACGGTGAAAGAATCACTGAGGATGGCCAGCATAGTTTCCTGGTTCCCAAGGGTAGCACTCGAGGACTGCCAGGTTGCAGGTACTCGATCTGCTCGAACTTCTGAAAGCCATCGGTCTGAAAGTAGAATACTGAACGTATCGCAACAGGGTTTCAGATCAGCAAGGGCTGGATTGTGAACGTCGATGCGAGGTCCCTGCACTACGATCCGACGATCTACGACAACCCCACCATGTTTGATCCTTCGAGGTTCAACGTGCGTAAGCCTAAGATGAACTGAAGAAGGCAACTAGATAGAGCCAGTTTAGTTTTGGCAGATTAACACGTGTGCGCATTGGACTGAACAGGGGGAGGATACGAAGCCGCCGTACAGCTTCCTGGTGTTCGGAGCAGGCGGGAGAACCTGCTTGGGGATGAGCCTCGCCAAGATCATGATGCTCATCTTCCTGCACCGGCTTGTTACGACCTTCAGGTTCAGACCATTTAGCAGTACTTGCTGACGACGGCGAATGATCGAAATCTGTTTAGCCGATCAACAGGACAGGAGGGACTGAATTCAGGAAGGCTAACCGATGCTACTGGGTATTGTTGCAGATGGGAGATGGCAGACGAGGACACAAGCCTTGAGAAGTGGGCAATGTTCCCTAGGCTCAAGAACGGATGCCCCATTCACCTTACGCCCATATGATGAACTATGGATCGGATCGGATAATAACTTGGGGGTAGGAAATAGGAATGGGTCTCCTGTAAGGTTTTGTTTCTCATATATGGCCTGGAGCTAGTAGATCATCATCGCTCATCAGACCGTGTTAGAGTCGCGCTCATGGGATGAATGAACAAATCAAGCACGCTGCTAAATCTGTATGGGAAAGAATGGCATGCTCATGTACATACTCCTAAATGATCCCATTCAACAAAAACAACAGCCCCGGCCGACTTCCCAAAATGGACTTCGATCTCTGCCTCCGTGTCATCAAAACTATGCCCACGACCAAAGGAGCTAGCTTAGCTTGTAATGGCGAAATGATCCAAccgcatttcatttcatttcatttctgGACCTCTCTGAAAATAATCGCGATCAGCGGGGAGGAACAATGTACGCCAAGTGACACGGAGTGTCTGTTGGCAGCCGGAGCATGGCGTACACGTGGAAGGGAGGTAGAGCGCATCATTAACTATTCCCAGGAGTGGCGGGTCCCACCCTCCACTTCCAAGTCCACAGTCGAGGAGTCCACGCCACCCTGCCTCGCTGCCGTTGAGCCGGAGCTTCTTCTCCCTCACCGTCGGCGCCCCGGCCCCCCGGCTGCCGCCCGTTTCAATGGAGGGGGTTGGCATTGGCGGCAGCCCGCGCCCGCTGGCCCTACCACCTCCCGCCAAGGACGTCGACGAGGTGGCACTGGCGCTCACCAAGCGCGCGCGCAAGAGGAGCAGGTACCTCTCCCCTCCCTACACCGACACGGATGTCCGGGAGGAGGAGGTCGCCGGGGAGGGGCCGCCGCCCAATGTCTCCGCCGCGGAGGCGCTGTCCGCTGTCCTAACCGCCGCGCTTCGGCAGGAGCAGGGGCAGGGGGTGGATCCGGAGGCCCTCCGCTTCCTGACCCTGTACAGGAAcaggaacagggccaccacccTCACCTTCGACACTCACCCCGGTtcccgtgccgccgccggcggtggTAGCAACAAGCCCCCAtcacctgctgctgctggtggtggcggcggcggccacacGATGGCCAACCTCAGTGCAGGCCCTGCCATGCCCAGGCCTGGTGATGGAtccccagccccagccaagaCGAAGAAGAATCCCCAAGCTCCTCCTGCCGTTGGAAAAACTGCCGATGGACAGATTCGGGCACCCAAATCGGCTGGTTTTGCTGTCAATGCAGCAAATGGTCTCGCTAATCCTTCTCCGCcagcgaagaagaagaagtacaAGAAAAGGATGAGGAGCGCTGGGCACGAGCAGCAGCACTTCGGGAACCCCGTGGCACTTGTCCTCGACTTCGCAGCGGGAACTCCTCTGCCCTCCAAGGAGGACCTCGTCTCCACGTTCCGCAGGTTCGGCTCCGTGATCGACTCCGAGACCGCCATTGCCCAGGACAAGCACAGCGCGCGCGTGGCGTTCGCCACCAGGGCTGAAGCGGAGGCCGCCTTCAGCTGCGCGGGAGCTCTCGGCGCGTTCGGACCTCCATCTGCGGTGCCAAGCCTCCAGGACCTCCCTCCCACCGTTcgcggcgcgccgccgcccgtcccgaAGCTCCCGCTCACAGACATCAGGAGTAACCTTGAGAAGATGATCGCGTCCTTGAACCGACGAGGACCTGAAGAAGCGGTGCCGGCCATGGGCAACCTTGTGGGAGAAATGCAAGGTCTTCTGGCCAAGGTTGACAAGATGCTGCAGGGTCGTTCTGCTACCGGCCGTCATCACCATTAGGCTCAGCTCAGCAAGTCAGCAATCAGCACCCGGCACTCCAGAAGCATGTATGGTTGCCGTGCATCTCTGCCTGACCACCCCTTGCTAGGTTCTTGTACTGACCCCTGTTCTTTCTAGCTGCTGATCGTCAGTCTTTGGTAGTTGTAGTGTAGATCCTGAGGTCCATTTCAGCAGCTGCAATACTAGTTGTCATCATCTCATTTAGTCGTGTAAATGGTAAAACTGCTGCACGCATCGCTGCTCCATTTAGTGGTAACTTGTACTAGACTCtgctatatatatatctttatcaTCCATTTTCAGGGTAATATCCCTAATCCCTTTGCTTTTTGTTCCCATCTAGTCCAAAATTAAAGACAAGAATCGAATAAGCACGTGTTTTTTCGTCTAAAGAAAAGAATAAGCATGTATTTGGGAAGCTTTTAGCAGGCTAACGGTAATTATCAAACAATTGAATCCTTCCGTGCAATTCCCACTGAAATGAGATGGGTATgccttttgaaaaaaaaaatcctatGATATGATGCATGCACAACAGAAATGCCCAACTGAATCTAAATGATACGTGCTGGACGGGGGTCTGAGGAGAGCATGAACTGACGATGACTATCCATGTGCACGTCAGTCGTGCTCAACCTTGGAAGACCAAGAAAGATAACAGCTCACCTGAATGGCAAACAGCAAACGAACAAACAAGCATCTCCATTTTATTCATTATGGTGCTAATAACAGATCCCACGATCCAAAGACAACAATTCACAAGCACATTTTGTAAGAACCCCCAAATGCACAACCATATAATCTTATTGATACGTTTTCTGTGTACAAAGTAGCATTAACCTAAATATAGAAACTATTTGTAAGTTCTTGAATTATGGGTATCCATCTTCCGCTGCTGTGCTGTTGTTCTGATACAGATATTATTCAGGAATATATGACAAACTCCCAGATGTACCCGGATCTAGATTAGATTGCTTCTCGGTTCTTGGTGGACCTCACTTTTACTTAGATGGCCTCTGATTGTTCTTCGATCTCGCTACGTCCAGCATCACTTGCAGCAGCTCCATTAACAGGCACCTCGGTGACAACAGCCGACGCACTTGAAGCACCATTCACCTGCATCTCACTAGCTGTCTCAGAGACGATGCTGGATGGCTGCTTAGGAAGGGTCTTTGGTTGACGTATGGCAGCCACTGCTTCTGGCATGACAACACCTGGAGGCTGAGGGGGCACCCAGCGGCGCTGAGGCAGAGGCCTTTCCTCAACCCCAGGGTTGTAGGTCAAAGGCCTTGGCTCATCTGCTTGAAAATCAGGGGCCTTTCCATTCTGGTGATAGGAAGGAGGATAGCTCTCCTGGGCATCAGTGTATGATCCATCATCACTCAACTGGGAGTTGGATCCATAACCAGGCCTCTGCTGTGAATACTGCTGCATCTCCCATGGCTGTAATTTTTTTTCAGGGAAAAA from Panicum hallii strain FIL2 chromosome 3, PHallii_v3.1, whole genome shotgun sequence encodes:
- the LOC112887143 gene encoding abscisic acid 8'-hydroxylase 4-like, with product MDGGMRHHQLEAAACQSQSLLPPPAGASSCGISLVAAVCLFLLAASSAIYCFCVVIISSNNESLLLKLKGRISKEKKNRRHQDDNARPPEPPGRGSGWWWSVVETLAFVAANGSGKGFYSFVHARHRRHGPPCFRTALFGATHVFVSSPDAARSLLAAEPAGFSKRYVRTVADLLGEHSLLCASHAAHRSLRRAVAPLFNARATASFAAAFDALTLRLMRDWASTSGRSAAVVVLDAALGVTFEAICDMLVATLPRDAKRQLQGDVLAVTRAMLAFPLRLPGTRFHAGLQARKRIMEVLRREIASRRRDGSLRQRGDHGGDDMDFLQSLLLRSQQQQAGTDDEALLTDEQILDNILTLIIAGQVTTATAVTWMVKYLADSRDFQETLRSVQLELAPKQHQDSPLTLQHLSSMELAYKTVKESLRMASIVSWFPRVALEDCQVAGFQISKGWIVNVDARSLHYDPTIYDNPTMFDPSRFNGEDTKPPYSFLVFGAGGRTCLGMSLAKIMMLIFLHRLVTTFRWEMADEDTSLEKWAMFPRLKNGCPIHLTPI
- the LOC112887145 gene encoding uncharacterized protein LOC112887145 encodes the protein MEGVGIGGSPRPLALPPPAKDVDEVALALTKRARKRSRYLSPPYTDTDVREEEVAGEGPPPNVSAAEALSAVLTAALRQEQGQGVDPEALRFLTLYRNRNRATTLTFDTHPGSRAAAGGGSNKPPSPAAAGGGGGGHTMANLSAGPAMPRPGDGSPAPAKTKKNPQAPPAVGKTADGQIRAPKSAGFAVNAANGLANPSPPAKKKKYKKRMRSAGHEQQHFGNPVALVLDFAAGTPLPSKEDLVSTFRRFGSVIDSETAIAQDKHSARVAFATRAEAEAAFSCAGALGAFGPPSAVPSLQDLPPTVRGAPPPVPKLPLTDIRSNLEKMIASLNRRGPEEAVPAMGNLVGEMQGLLAKVDKMLQGRSATGRHHH